The Candidatus Polarisedimenticolaceae bacterium genome segment CGTTGCGGAGTGACCAGCAGGTGGCCGTCCTCGCCCACGGCGAGATAGCCGTTGCCCCACCCGTCGAGCCCGTAGATATTGAGGGCGTCGTCAATGGTGAAACGCTCGGTCGCCGAAACGTTCATCCCTTGTGCACTCCGCGCCGGGACCCGCTTCGCGTTCGTGCTCGCGACCGGACGCCGCGCCGGATTATAGAGCCGTGTCCCCCCACCGCAATAGCGCAACTCCAATCCCGGCGCGGGTTTCGCCGCGCCTCGCCGCCGTCGCGTCGCTCGTCCCCGAAGCGAGCCGCGTCGCGGACGTGGGCTGCGACCACGGCGAGCTCGCGCGCGAGCTGCTCCGGAGCGCTCGCGCCAGCTTCGTCGTCGCCTCGGACGTGGTGAGAACCGCACGGGCCGCGGGCGGAGAGGTCGACTGGCGCGTGGGCGACGGCCTCTCGCCGCTGACCCCCGGCGATCGCCTCGACGTCGTCGTTCTGGCGGGAATGGGCGCCGCGACCCTCCTGCGCATCCTCGACCGGCGCCGGCTGGACGAGCTCGGCGTCCGCCGCTTGGTCGTCCAGCCGCAGACCGAGCCCCACCGCGTGCGGGCCACGATGCTCGAGCGCGGCTTCGCGGTGGTCGACGAGGCGGCGGCCGAGGACGCGGGGCGTTTCTACGCGGCGATCGCCTTCGAGCGGGGGTTCGGGCTCCCCGCGTTCGGCGGACTCGAGCCCGGGGACACCCTCGCGGCGGGGCCGGTCCTCCTCGCCCGCCGCGATCCTGCCGCGCGAAGGCACTGGGAGCGCCAGCGCCGGCGGCTGGCGGGGCTCCCGGCGCGCGCGCCGGATCTGGCCCGGGCGGAACGGCTCGTCAGCTTTTTTGCGCGCGGCGGATGAACTCGCGCGTGCGGGGGTCGACGACGACCGACTCCCCCGCCTCGACGAACAGCGGCACGCGGATCGTGACGCCGTTCTTGAGCACGGCGTCCTTCAGGGTCTTGCCGCTGGCGGTGTCCCCGCGCGCGCCGGCGCCGACCATGTCCACCTCGGCCTCGACGTACTGCGGCAGGCTGACGCCGACGATCGAGCCGTTCCAGACGACCGCGCTGAGCATCATCTCCTCGCGAAGCCACGGCACCGTCTCCTCGAGCGCGGAGTCCGGGAGCGCGACCTGGTCGTAGGTCTGCAGGTCCATGAAATGGCAGGACTCCCCGTCCCCGTAGAGGAACTGCACCTGCTTGTAGACGACGTCGGCCTCCTCGAACTTCTCCCCGGACTTCCAGGTCTTCTCGACCAGCGTCCCGTTCACCAGGTGCCGGATGCGCGCGCGGACGAGCGTCGCCGCTCCGCGCGCCGACGGGGTCTGGACGGTGTAGTCCTCGACGGCGTACGGGTCGCCGTCGACGAGGATGCGGACGCCTTTCTTGAAGTCGGAGGTCGAGATCATCGGGTCAGGCTCTCCTCCCGAGCGCCTCGCGCACCAGCGCCTTGGCGTCCTCGGGGAAATCTCCCTGCAGCAGCCACTTCAGGTAGTCCGGGGCCTCGCTCGCGACGTCGGCGAGGGCACGGCCGCGGTGTTTGCCGAAATTGAACGCCGGCCGGCCGTCGCGCAGGACGAACTTCCCCGTCCGGTCGGCGGCGCCCGGCGGGGCGGGCGGCTGGAGCCACGCCTCGATCGCCTCGGGGGTGTCGGGAACGTCGTCGTAACGGGCGAGCTGCGCCTCGAGGACCTCGAAGCTCGCGCGGACGTCCGCCTCGGCCCCGTGGGCTCCCTCGTGCTCGCGTCCGAGGTAGAACCGCACCGCAGCGGCCAGGTCGCGCGGCTCTTTCCGGTGGAACACCCCCATGGCATCGACGATCCGCCGCCCCGCGAGCGCGAAATCGAGACCGCAGTCGCGGAACTCGCGGTCGAGCAGCGGGACGTCGAAGCGCCGCACGTTGAACCCCGAGAGGTCGGCGTCGGCGAAGAACTCGAGCAGGCTGCGCGCGACCTGCCGGAAGACCGGCGCGTCCTTCACGTCCTCGTCGCGGATCCCGTGGATCGCGGTGGCGTCCGGCGGAATCGGTCGCTCCGGATGGATGCGGCGGGTCCGCGACTCCGAGCCCCCGCCGGGGTCGACGCGCAGGACGGCGACCTCGACGATGCGGTCCCGCGCGGGGTCCGTCCCCGTCGTCTCGAGGTCGAAGAAACAGATCGGTCGGGTCAGGCGCAGTCGCATGGGCTAGAGGCTAGCCGCCGTCCGGCGCCGGCGGCAAGGGCCGGTTTATAGTGCCGCCCCCCCGGACGGGCCGACGCCGTTCGGGACGGAGGACGCATGGGCGCTGCGCGCATTCCGACCCTTCCCGGTGCCGAAGTCGACATCCCGAAGGAGGTCTCGAGGATCTACGATCTCGCCTACAACCTCTGGTGGACCTGGTCCCCCCGCGCCCACCTGTTGTTCAGCAGCGTCGATCCCGCCGCGTGGCTTCGCACCCACAACCCCGTCGAGGTCCTCCAGACCATCGAGCCGCACCTCTGGGAGACCCTCCTGGCCAGCGAGAGCTTCATGGCGGAGTACCACGCGGTCGTCGACGAGTTCGACCGCTACATGAAAGGCGAGGCGACCGCCTGGTTTCCGCGGACCTTTCCGGACCGGAACGGCGATCCGGTCGCCTATCTCTCGACCGAGTTCGGCTGGCACGAATGCCTGGGCGTCTATTCCGGCGGACTGGGCGTCCTCTCGGGCGACCACTGCAAGTCGGCGAGCGACCTGGGGGTCCCGTTCGTGGGGATCGGCCTGATGTACCGCCGCGGTTATTTCCAGCAGACCGTCGACTCCGACGGCCGCCAGCAGCACTTCTACCCCGATTACGACCTGCGCCGGCTGCCGGTGCTCCCCGTCGCCGGACCCGGCAACAAGCAGTTGCGCGTCTCCGTCGAGCTCCCCGGCCGCGACCTGTGGCTGCGCGTCTGGAAGGTCCAGGTCGGACGCGTGCAGATCCTCCTCCTCGACTCCGACCTGCGCGAGAACGACCCCGCCGACCGCCCGATCACCTCGGTGCTGTACGTCCGCGGACGCGAGATGCGCTTCTACCAGGAGCTCGCGCTGGGGATCGGCGGGTTCCGCGCCCTGAAGGCGCTGGGAATCCGGCCCGCCGTCTGGCACCTCAACGAGGGGCACTCGGCGCTCGTGAACCTCGAGCGCGCGCGCGAGGTGATGCGCGACGGGATCGGGATCGAGGCCGCGCTCGATCGCATCCGTGAGGATTCGGTGTTCACGACCCACACGCCCGTCCCCGCGGGAAACGAGACGTTCGACGTCGAGCTCGTGCGCAACCAGCTCGCCGGGTGGGGCAGATCGGTCGCCGACCTGGAACGGTTCGTTCGCCTCGGACTCGCCAAGCCCGAAGAGGACGATCCCGTCTTCAACATGACGATCCTCGCGATCCGCACCTCCTCGCGCCGGAACGGAGTGAGCAAGCTGCACGGCCAGGTCGCCGACGCGATGTGGCGGTTCCTCTGGCCCGAGGCGCCGGGCGCCGAGGCGCGCATCGGACACATCACGAACGGCATCCACACGCCGACCTGGATGGGTCCGGAGACCGGCGAGCTGCTTCGCCGCCACCTCGGGAACGACTACCTCGATCACCTCCTCGATCCCGGATTCCTCGATGCGGTGCTGGCGATCCCGGACGCGGAGGTCTGGGCCGCCCACCAGGCGCAGAAGAACCGCCTGCTCCTCGTCACCCGCGACCGGCTGCTCGCCCAGTTCGCGCGCCACGGACGCTCCCCCGAGGAGCTTCGCCGCGTCCACCACATCTTCGATCCCGATCACCTCACGCTCGGCTTCGCCCGGCGGTTCGCCACCTACAAGCGCGCGGACCTGCTCTTCCGCGACCCCGAGAGGCTCCGCTCGATCCTCAGCCACGCCGATCGGCCCGTGCAGATCTTCTTCGCCGGGAAGGCCCACCCCGCCGACAAACCCGGCCAGGAGCTGATCCGCACGATCTTCGACGCCTCGATCTCCAGGGAGTTCCAGGGGCGCATCGTGTTCCTCGAGAACTACGACATGCGCATCGCGCGATTCCTCGTGCAGGGCGTCGACGTCTGGGTCAACACCCCGCGCCGCCCGCTCGAGGCGAGCGGCACGAGCGGGATGAAGTCGGCGGCCAACGGCGGCCTCAACTGCAGCGTGTACGACGGCTGGTGGTGCGAGGGGTACGAGGCGGCGACGGGCTGGGTCGTCGGCGAGGCGAAGGACTACAGCGATCCCGAGCAGCAGGATCGCGAGGACGCCGCCTCGCTCTACCGCGTGCTCGCCGAGGAGATCGCCCCGGTCTTCTACCGGCGCGACGCCTCCGGGACTCCGGTCGAGTGGGTGGGCCGGATGAAGCGGGCGATCGGCAAGCTCGCCCCGCGATTCTCCACGCAGCGGATGGTCCGAGAGTACGCGCTGCGCGCCTACGTTCCGGCGAGCCGTCCGGGAGGCGAAGCCGACGAGGCGTCGCTCTGGTCGCCGTGAGGCACCGCGTCGGGAATGTCCCCTGAAACACGCGGGGCCCCCGGTTTGCCCGGGGGCCCCGCGGCTCGGAAGGAAGGCGGAACGGTCGTTACGGGCGGGGTTTCTTGTCCGTCCGGCGAGCGTTCTGGACCCTGCCGGGAGGCGTGACGTCGGTCGGAGTGGCCGAAGCCGTCGAGCGCGTCGCGACGTTCCCCGACGCGTCGATCGCGAAGGCGGAGTAGGAGTAGGTCGTGCCGGCGGAGAGGCTGCCGTGCACGAAGCTGTCGCCGGCGCCCGCGGTGCCCGCGCGATCGGTGACGAGGAAGCCGTCGACCGGGCTGACCGGGAACGCACCGTCGGTGCGGTAGCGGATCATCGTCCGCTGGTAGTCGCTCGCGGGGTTCGTCCAGTTGAGCGTCACCTGGCCGCCGCCCGGGGTGGCGCTGAACGCGGTGACCGAAGCCGGCGCGGTCTGGTCCCCGACCGGCTGCTCCGTCGGGACGAACGCGGCGTCGTTGGTGATCAGCACGCGGTCGACCCGCGCCTGGGCTTCCTGGCCGCCGACCTCGACGGTGTGCAGCCCCGCGCTCAGGGTGTACGACCGCCCCGCAACCCACACCCAGGCGCCGGTGCTCGGCGCCACCACCGACCCGCGTGCCGCGCCGTCGATGGTCTCGAAGACGGAGTCGCCCGAAGTCGACGGGGCGTAGACGCGCAGCCACAGGTACCACGTGCCGGACGTCGGCACGTTCACGCCGTACGTCGCGCGTCCCGCCGGGGAGGAGGCGCTGCCGGTCGCGGTCCCGGAGGGCGTGTCGATCCAACCGCCGTTGAACGCGCCCGAACCGGTCTGGGTGCGCATCGGCGCGACGAGCGTGCCGGCCTCGGCCTCGAAGCGGAGGTAGCTGGACGGGGAGGCAATCGTCGTGAAGGTCTGCGTCCCGGACTGCGAGGCGTTCGACGCGGCGTCCGCGCTGCGGACGTAGTACTCGTGCACGGTCTCCGGGGCGAGACCCTGGAGATCGACCGAATGGCTCGTGACCATCGAGGGGTAGACCGCGGTCTGCTGCCACGCGGTCGTGCCCTGCGTCCGGTAGAAAACCTGGCTGTCGGACGCTTCGTTCGTCGTCCAGGTGATCCGCGCGGTCGTCGCGGCGACGTTGGTGGCCGTCACGGCCGAGATCGTCGGCGCTCCGGTATCGGCGACGGTGCGGAAGCCCGTCGCGTGCGTGTAGGTCGTCGCGAGGGCGTTGCCGGCGAGGTCCTTGACGCCGGTGGCGCCGCCCACCGCCTGGACGCGGTAGAGCCGGTTCTGGGCGAGCGCCGCCGCGGGGGTGATCGTCGCGGTCAGCCCGTTGGCGGACAAGGCCGGCGATCCCGCCGCCTGCGCCACCGCGGCACCCGTGTCGTCGAGGAGGCGGATCGTCGTCGTGTTGATCGACGCGGACGCCACCGCCTCGCTGAAGGTGATCGTCGGGGCGACGGAGACGGCGACGCCCGTCGCGCCGTCCGCCGGATTCGTCGAGGAAACGGTGGGGGCGACCGCCGCCTGAACGGCGAACAGGCCCACGCCGGTCCCGTAGACGCCGTCGGCGTGCTCGACGTCGACGTTGGTCGTCCCGACCGCCGCGGTCGGCTGCACCGTGACGTTGGCGACGATCTGGGAGCAGGAGTTGACCTGCACGGAGTTGACGACGACGCCGGCGTTCGCGAACACGACCGTCGAGCCCGCCCGGAAGTTCGTCCCGGTCAGCGTCACCGAGAGGGTTCTCCCCTGCTCCGCGGCGTTCGGGCTGATCCCCGTCACCGTCGGGCGCGCCCATCCCGAGACTTCGTTGGAGTAGCTGGCGCTCTCGTTCCCCGCGGTGTCGTACGCCTTGACCGCCACGTACCACATCTGGCAGTCGGCGATGTTCAACGTCGTCTGGGTCACGTTCCCCACGTCGACGCTCTGGGTGTACGAACCCGCCGACGCGCCGTAATACACGCGGTACCCCGCGAGATCGGAATCGGAGACCGGGTCCCAGGCAACCGAGTAGGTGCCGGCGACGGCCGGCGACGCGAGCGCCGCTGCGAGGAACAGGATGGCGGTGAGAATCCGGGTTCGAGTGGCCATCGCTTGCGCGTCTCCTGCGTTCCCGGTTCGAGGTTGAATTCGGTTCCGACCTCGCCGGAGGGAGGCGACGCAGCGAAATTCGTGCCATGGATAGCCGATGGGGGGCTACCATGAAATTGCTTTATTTTCAATCAGTTAGAAAGTCGGGCGTGCAGAGCAACTCCCACGGGGCATCGTTTCTGTAATTACGAAACGACACCTTTGGAAATGCAGGAATTGTGGCATTAGTGCCCACATCCCCGGGGCGCGCGCTCACTCCCAGAATTTCCAGATCGACTTCCGCGGTTCCTCGGGAGCCTCGATCACGACGTCGTGGACGGGCAGTTCCGGCAGCGCGGTCGCCACGGCCATGCGGAACTCGTCGGGGTCGGCGTCGGGACCCGACGGGTTGAACGGGCTCGTCGCGAGGCCGACGAGCTTCGTCGTGTGGACGACATGAATCCGCCCGCCCCCCTTGAGCCACGCCTTGAAGTAGACCGGGCTCACGTTGAGCCGGGTGGCGTCACGCACGACGAGCGTGCACCGCATCTGGGAGCGCACGACCGGGATCATGAACTCGTCGTTGAGGCCGAACGGAAGGACGACCGTCGACACCGGTTCCCCGTCGGGGGTGCGCAGCGCAGGAACCGGATCCTCCAGCCCCGGCGGCAGGACGCCGCCCATCCGTCCCCGGGCGTCGAGGAGCGCGGCGGCTCCCTTGGAGGCCGTCTCCTGCCACGCCGATCGCGCCGCCTCGCCGCACGGAGGGACGGAGAGCGTCTCGACGAGGTAACGCGCGGCGGCGGCCGAGCGCTCCGGGGAAGCGGAGTATCCGGCGGCGACGGCGAGCACGATCCCGTCGCAGGTCCCGGGTGCCGCGAAGGCTCTCCGCTCCCAGCCCCCTTCGACGAAGACGAGCCCACCCGAACGATCGGACAGTCGCGAGACCAGCTCGCGCGTCGCCTCGGGCTCGGTGGGGCCGTGCAGGCTGACCTCACCCGCGCGCGCCACGCGGTAGA includes the following:
- the efp gene encoding elongation factor P, whose protein sequence is MISTSDFKKGVRILVDGDPYAVEDYTVQTPSARGAATLVRARIRHLVNGTLVEKTWKSGEKFEEADVVYKQVQFLYGDGESCHFMDLQTYDQVALPDSALEETVPWLREEMMLSAVVWNGSIVGVSLPQYVEAEVDMVGAGARGDTASGKTLKDAVLKNGVTIRVPLFVEAGESVVVDPRTREFIRRAQKS
- a CDS encoding Ig-like domain-containing protein; the encoded protein is MATRTRILTAILFLAAALASPAVAGTYSVAWDPVSDSDLAGYRVYYGASAGSYTQSVDVGNVTQTTLNIADCQMWYVAVKAYDTAGNESASYSNEVSGWARPTVTGISPNAAEQGRTLSVTLTGTNFRAGSTVVFANAGVVVNSVQVNSCSQIVANVTVQPTAAVGTTNVDVEHADGVYGTGVGLFAVQAAVAPTVSSTNPADGATGVAVSVAPTITFSEAVASASINTTTIRLLDDTGAAVAQAAGSPALSANGLTATITPAAALAQNRLYRVQAVGGATGVKDLAGNALATTYTHATGFRTVADTGAPTISAVTATNVAATTARITWTTNEASDSQVFYRTQGTTAWQQTAVYPSMVTSHSVDLQGLAPETVHEYYVRSADAASNASQSGTQTFTTIASPSSYLRFEAEAGTLVAPMRTQTGSGAFNGGWIDTPSGTATGSASSPAGRATYGVNVPTSGTWYLWLRVYAPSTSGDSVFETIDGAARGSVVAPSTGAWVWVAGRSYTLSAGLHTVEVGGQEAQARVDRVLITNDAAFVPTEQPVGDQTAPASVTAFSATPGGGQVTLNWTNPASDYQRTMIRYRTDGAFPVSPVDGFLVTDRAGTAGAGDSFVHGSLSAGTTYSYSAFAIDASGNVATRSTASATPTDVTPPGRVQNARRTDKKPRP
- a CDS encoding class I SAM-dependent methyltransferase, producing the protein MSPHRNSATPIPARVSPRLAAVASLVPEASRVADVGCDHGELARELLRSARASFVVASDVVRTARAAGGEVDWRVGDGLSPLTPGDRLDVVVLAGMGAATLLRILDRRRLDELGVRRLVVQPQTEPHRVRATMLERGFAVVDEAAAEDAGRFYAAIAFERGFGLPAFGGLEPGDTLAAGPVLLARRDPAARRHWERQRRRLAGLPARAPDLARAERLVSFFARGG
- the glgP gene encoding alpha-glucan family phosphorylase, producing MGAARIPTLPGAEVDIPKEVSRIYDLAYNLWWTWSPRAHLLFSSVDPAAWLRTHNPVEVLQTIEPHLWETLLASESFMAEYHAVVDEFDRYMKGEATAWFPRTFPDRNGDPVAYLSTEFGWHECLGVYSGGLGVLSGDHCKSASDLGVPFVGIGLMYRRGYFQQTVDSDGRQQHFYPDYDLRRLPVLPVAGPGNKQLRVSVELPGRDLWLRVWKVQVGRVQILLLDSDLRENDPADRPITSVLYVRGREMRFYQELALGIGGFRALKALGIRPAVWHLNEGHSALVNLERAREVMRDGIGIEAALDRIREDSVFTTHTPVPAGNETFDVELVRNQLAGWGRSVADLERFVRLGLAKPEEDDPVFNMTILAIRTSSRRNGVSKLHGQVADAMWRFLWPEAPGAEARIGHITNGIHTPTWMGPETGELLRRHLGNDYLDHLLDPGFLDAVLAIPDAEVWAAHQAQKNRLLLVTRDRLLAQFARHGRSPEELRRVHHIFDPDHLTLGFARRFATYKRADLLFRDPERLRSILSHADRPVQIFFAGKAHPADKPGQELIRTIFDASISREFQGRIVFLENYDMRIARFLVQGVDVWVNTPRRPLEASGTSGMKSAANGGLNCSVYDGWWCEGYEAATGWVVGEAKDYSDPEQQDREDAASLYRVLAEEIAPVFYRRDASGTPVEWVGRMKRAIGKLAPRFSTQRMVREYALRAYVPASRPGGEADEASLWSP
- a CDS encoding 3'-5' exonuclease, with the protein product MRLRLTRPICFFDLETTGTDPARDRIVEVAVLRVDPGGGSESRTRRIHPERPIPPDATAIHGIRDEDVKDAPVFRQVARSLLEFFADADLSGFNVRRFDVPLLDREFRDCGLDFALAGRRIVDAMGVFHRKEPRDLAAAVRFYLGREHEGAHGAEADVRASFEVLEAQLARYDDVPDTPEAIEAWLQPPAPPGAADRTGKFVLRDGRPAFNFGKHRGRALADVASEAPDYLKWLLQGDFPEDAKALVREALGRRA